TGGCGGGGCGAAGGTGTCGCACCGCCCGGTCCGACTGCGCGCCTAAGCCGGTTGCGGCCCGGCGCCGGGCGTCTTCGGCTGCTCGGTCGCCCCCGCCGCGACGGCGCGCCCCGCGTTCGCCGACTCCGCGTCGGCGTCGACGGACGCCCCCTCCGCACGGGGCGATCCGTCGCCGGAGTCTCCGTTTCCGGCAGACCCTGCGGCGAGGCCGGGTGCTCCGCCCGGCCTCGCACCGTCCGCCGCCCGGTCGTCCGACGCCGCGCCGCCCGCCGGCGGGTCGTCCGCCACCGCCGCACCGTCCGCCACAGGCGCGGTCCCGCCCGCGTCCGCCCCGATCCGCACCGCGTCGACCGACGCCCCCGTGGGGCGGACACGGCCCCGCAGCCGCTGCGAGATCACCGTGCTGATGCCGTCGCCCCGCATACTCACGCCGTACAGCGCGTCGGCGATCTCCATCGTGGGCTTCTGGTGGGTGATGATGAGCAGCTGCGAGGTCTCGCGAAGCTGTTCGAGGAGCCCGATCAGCCTGCGCAGGTTCGTGTCGTCCAGGGCGGCCTCGACCTCGTCCATCACGTAGAACGGCGACGGACGGGCCCGGAAGATCGCCACCAGCATCGCCACGGCCGTCAGCGACTTCTCGCCGCCGGAGAGCAGAGAAAGCCGCTTGACCTTCTTACCGGGCGGCCGCGCCTCCACGTCGACACCGGTGGTCAGCATGTCGTCGGGCTCGGTCAGCACCAGCCTGCCCTCGCCGCCGGGGAACAGGGTGCCGAAGACGATCTCGAACTCCCTGGCCACGTCGACGTAGGCGGTGGAGAAGACCTCGAGGATGCGCTCGTCGACGTCCTTGATCACCGTGAGCAGGTCTCGGCGGGTGGCCTTGAGATCCTCCAGCTGGGTGGACAGGAAGCGGTAGCGCTCCTCCAGCGCCGCGAACTCCTCCAACGCCAGCGGATTGACCTTGCCCAACAGCGCGAGATCCCGCTCGGCGCGCTTGGCCCGACGCTCCTGGGTGTCCCGGTCGAAGGGGATCGGCGCCGGGGCGGTCACCTCCTCGCCGCGTTCCCGTGCCGCCTCGTACTCGGCGGTCTCCGCCGCGCTCGGCGGCACGCCGACATCGGGTCCGTACTCGGCGGCGAGGTCTTCCAGCCCGATGCCGAAGTCCTCGGCGATCTTGGTCTCGAGCTGCTCCAGCCGCAGCCGTCGCTCGGCGCGCAGGACCTCGTCGCGGTGCACCGCGTCGGTCAGCTTCTCCAGCACGGCGGTCAGCTCGCGCGCGTGGTTGCGCACCGCCGTCAACGCCTGCTCCCGGTCGGCGCGGGCGGCCTGGGCGGCATCCCGCTCGTGGACGGCACGGCTCAATGAGACGGCGATCCGCCCGGCGGCCGTCTCGCCCGCGTCGACGACCGCCTTCGCCACGGCGGCACCGCGGCTCCGCGCCGCCCGAGCCGCCGCGAGCCGCGTCCGATTCTCCCGCTCGATCCGCGCCGCCCTGCGCAGCTGTTCGGCGCGGCCCTGCACGGACCGGGCCCGTTCCTCGGCCGTCCGCTGGACGAGCCGGGCGTCCATCTCGCGCTGCCGGGCCGTGCCGACGGCCTCGGCCGCCGCCTCCCGCTCGTCGGTGTCCGGCTCATGCTCCAGCGGCTCGGACTCGACCGCGGACAGCCGGTCCTCCGATTCCGCCAGGCCGCGCAGCGTCTGCTCGTGCGCGGACTCCACCTTGGCGCGGCGGGCCCGCAGCTGCTCCGCCTCGGTGCGTGCGGACTTCGCGACCTGACCGAGCCTGCTCAGCCGCTCGGTGCTGCGGGCCTTGCGCACCTTGGCCTCGTTGACCGACTCCTGCGCGGCCCGCACCGCCTCCCGGCGGTCCCGCTCCTCGGCCCGCGCGCCGTCCAACGCCGCCGAGTGGGCCGCCAGCCTGTCCTGCGCCGCCGCCAGCTCCCGGCGGGCGTCGTCCACCGCCGCCTGCACCTCGATGACGCTCTGATCCCGGCCGGAGCCGCCCGAGGCGAAGTCCACACCGAGGACGTCACCCTCCGGGGTCACCGCCCGCAGGCCGGGAAGATCGGCGACCAGCGACTTCGCCGCGGCGAGATCGGCGACGACGACGATCTTGTCCAGTGCCCGCAGCACGGCGGGCCGCAACGTCTGCGGAGCACCGACCAGGTCGGCCGCCCACCGCGCGCCACGGGGCAGCTCCGGCCGGGCATCAGCCGCGACGGGCGGCGCACCGCCGATGAGCAGCCCCGCCCGACCGGTGTCCTCGGACTTCAGCAGCTCCAATGCCACCAGCGCGTCGTCGAGCCCGGCCAGCGCGACCGCGTCGGCGACCGGGCCGAGCGCTGCCGCCAGCGCCACCTCGGCGCCGGGCTCCACGGTCAGCAGCGCGGCCACCGATCCGAGCAGGCCCGGCAGGCGTTCCCCCGCCGCGAGCAGCGCCCCCGCACCGTCCTTGCGGGACAACCCCAATGACAAGGCGTCGACCCGCGCGGTCCAGGCGGCGATGTCCCGTTCGGCGCCGCGTTCGGCGGCCACCAGCTCCGCGACCCGCTCCCTGGCCTGCTCCCGCTCGGCGGCCGCCGACCGGTGCAGCTCGCCGAGGTCCGCGTCATCGGTGTCCTGGCCG
This genomic stretch from Actinoalloteichus hoggarensis harbors:
- the smc gene encoding chromosome segregation protein SMC — encoded protein: MHLKSLTLKGFKSFASATTLRFEPGITCVVGPNGSGKSNVLDALTWVMGEKGAKALRGAKMEDVIFAGTSGRAPLGRAEVTLTIDNSDGALPIEYTEVSITRRMFREGATEYEINGDSCRLLDIQELLSDSGIGREMHVIVGQGQLASILESKPEERRAFIEEAAGVLKHRKRKEKALRKLDAMQANLTRLTDLTAELRRQLKPLGKQAEIARRAQAVQSDLRDARLRLIADDLVTARVDLARDEADEASVRARRTEVERSLQVAQAEQTALEEQLAQDAPRLNAAQDTWYRLSSLEERLRGTVRLAAERYRHLTAPLEGPRGGRDPEELEAEAEEAAETEVELAEVLEQARFDLSDAVEARGLAEQRLKTVEQAHVAAARAIADRREGLARLAGQVEVLRSKAASTEEEIERLSTALAEAEDKAAAATREFEEQQAVDDGQDTDDADLGELHRSAAAEREQARERVAELVAAERGAERDIAAWTARVDALSLGLSRKDGAGALLAAGERLPGLLGSVAALLTVEPGAEVALAAALGPVADAVALAGLDDALVALELLKSEDTGRAGLLIGGAPPVAADARPELPRGARWAADLVGAPQTLRPAVLRALDKIVVVADLAAAKSLVADLPGLRAVTPEGDVLGVDFASGGSGRDQSVIEVQAAVDDARRELAAAQDRLAAHSAALDGARAEERDRREAVRAAQESVNEAKVRKARSTERLSRLGQVAKSARTEAEQLRARRAKVESAHEQTLRGLAESEDRLSAVESEPLEHEPDTDEREAAAEAVGTARQREMDARLVQRTAEERARSVQGRAEQLRRAARIERENRTRLAAARAARSRGAAVAKAVVDAGETAAGRIAVSLSRAVHERDAAQAARADREQALTAVRNHARELTAVLEKLTDAVHRDEVLRAERRLRLEQLETKIAEDFGIGLEDLAAEYGPDVGVPPSAAETAEYEAARERGEEVTAPAPIPFDRDTQERRAKRAERDLALLGKVNPLALEEFAALEERYRFLSTQLEDLKATRRDLLTVIKDVDERILEVFSTAYVDVAREFEIVFGTLFPGGEGRLVLTEPDDMLTTGVDVEARPPGKKVKRLSLLSGGEKSLTAVAMLVAIFRARPSPFYVMDEVEAALDDTNLRRLIGLLEQLRETSQLLIITHQKPTMEIADALYGVSMRGDGISTVISQRLRGRVRPTGASVDAVRIGADAGGTAPVADGAAVADDPPAGGAASDDRAADGARPGGAPGLAAGSAGNGDSGDGSPRAEGASVDADAESANAGRAVAAGATEQPKTPGAGPQPA